One segment of Marvinbryantia formatexigens DSM 14469 DNA contains the following:
- a CDS encoding aldo/keto reductase, with protein MEYITLNNGVKMPQEGYGVFQIPSEECEKCVSDALSVGYRLFDTASAYGNEEGVGATIKKSGIPREKLFITTKLWVQDASYEGAKKAAVDSMKRLGLDYLDLYLIHQPFGDYYGAWRAMEEMYREGSIRAIGVCNFDEARLVDLCANHEIQPAVNQVEIHPFYQQASAIQTMKRYRVQPEAWGPLSEGQRNIFRHRLLSKIAARYQKSTAQIILRWNIQRGVVVIPKTARKERMEENLNIWDFALDRKDMDAIATLDIGHSEIINHYSSSTARALNAMKIHA; from the coding sequence ATGGAGTATATTACGCTGAATAATGGGGTAAAGATGCCCCAGGAAGGGTACGGCGTGTTTCAGATTCCGTCGGAGGAATGCGAAAAATGTGTCAGTGACGCGCTTTCCGTTGGATACCGGTTGTTTGATACGGCGTCTGCCTATGGAAATGAGGAGGGTGTGGGAGCCACAATTAAAAAATCCGGTATTCCCCGCGAAAAATTATTCATTACCACGAAGCTGTGGGTGCAGGATGCCAGCTATGAAGGGGCGAAAAAAGCTGCTGTGGATTCCATGAAGCGGCTGGGACTGGATTATCTGGATTTGTACCTGATTCACCAGCCGTTCGGGGATTACTACGGCGCATGGCGGGCAATGGAAGAAATGTACCGGGAGGGAAGCATCCGTGCCATCGGGGTCTGTAACTTTGATGAGGCCCGTCTGGTAGATTTGTGCGCGAACCACGAAATACAGCCGGCAGTCAACCAGGTGGAAATCCATCCGTTTTATCAGCAGGCTTCCGCCATTCAGACCATGAAACGATACAGGGTACAGCCGGAGGCATGGGGACCTCTTTCGGAAGGGCAGCGAAATATCTTCCGGCATCGTCTTCTGAGCAAAATCGCTGCCAGGTACCAAAAGAGCACGGCGCAGATTATTTTACGATGGAATATACAAAGAGGTGTTGTTGTCATTCCCAAAACCGCCCGGAAGGAGCGGATGGAGGAAAACTTAAACATCTGGGATTTTGCTCTGGACAGGAAAGATATGGACGCGATTGCGACACTGGACATCGGACACAGTGAGATTATCAACCACTATTCCTCCAGTACGGCAAGAGCTTTGAATGCCATGAAAATCCACGCATAA
- a CDS encoding prolyl oligopeptidase family serine peptidase — protein MKKTKISAGLAALFLAAFVTVCGQPEALAKDTFVPSETTAQETESISGRVTAGTEEYSGFLMDNVLHSENDGDIHYHIYIPDSYDGSESYALFVTLPGYEGLYFQGVGVNLESEDFAFEAQKYNENMIIAAPQLNDWGETSADQTIALIRYLLQRYNIDTGRVYANGYSGGGETMSLVLEKAPELFTAYLHCSSRWDGDYEPVVEKRLPVYLAIGEDDEYYGSGPTREAYESLRNLYLEQGLSETEIDHLLVLDIKDSSYFTERGISNQHGGGAEYVHT, from the coding sequence ATGAAGAAAACTAAAATTTCAGCCGGGCTGGCGGCGCTGTTTCTGGCAGCTTTCGTAACAGTCTGCGGACAGCCGGAAGCTTTGGCGAAGGACACATTTGTTCCGTCAGAAACAACTGCACAGGAAACAGAAAGCATATCCGGGCGTGTTACGGCGGGAACCGAAGAATATAGTGGATTTTTGATGGACAATGTGCTTCATTCGGAAAACGACGGAGATATCCATTATCACATTTATATTCCGGATAGCTATGACGGAAGTGAATCTTATGCCTTATTTGTTACTCTGCCCGGATATGAAGGACTGTATTTCCAGGGGGTGGGCGTGAACCTGGAATCAGAGGACTTTGCCTTTGAAGCGCAGAAGTATAATGAGAATATGATTATTGCCGCGCCGCAGCTTAACGACTGGGGAGAAACATCGGCAGACCAGACCATAGCCCTGATACGTTATCTTCTGCAGCGGTACAACATAGATACCGGCCGGGTCTATGCCAACGGCTATTCCGGTGGCGGCGAAACCATGTCGCTGGTGCTGGAAAAGGCACCGGAACTGTTCACTGCATATCTGCATTGCAGCTCCAGATGGGATGGGGATTATGAGCCGGTGGTGGAAAAACGTCTGCCGGTCTATCTGGCTATCGGTGAGGATGATGAATACTATGGCTCCGGACCGACAAGAGAAGCGTATGAATCCCTGCGGAATCTGTATCTGGAGCAGGGACTCTCAGAGACAGAAATCGATCATCTTCTGGTGCTGGACATCAAAGACAGCTCGTATTTCACCGAACGCGGAATCAGCAACCAGCATGGAGGCGGCGCAGAGTACGTTCACACATAA
- a CDS encoding rhodanese-like domain-containing protein, translating to MYCRSGRRSKQAARKLADMGYENVLEFGGILD from the coding sequence GTGTACTGCAGAAGCGGCAGGCGCAGTAAGCAGGCAGCCCGGAAACTGGCAGATATGGGATATGAGAATGTGCTGGAATTTGGCGGCATTCTGGATTGA
- a CDS encoding ACT domain-containing protein, which yields MEIKKIHQDFSVCQVEDYSLVNLDSEYNFIGKTDEEKSLVCITSEVPANTIKRNDGWKAFRIQGILDFSLIGILAKIAAVLAEKGISIFAVSTYNTDYVLIKKENYQNGLEVLYAAGYKIID from the coding sequence ATGGAGATAAAAAAGATACATCAAGACTTTTCAGTATGTCAGGTGGAAGATTATTCACTTGTAAACTTAGATTCGGAATACAATTTTATTGGAAAAACCGATGAGGAAAAATCCTTGGTATGCATTACAAGTGAAGTCCCGGCAAATACGATTAAACGTAATGATGGCTGGAAAGCTTTTCGTATTCAGGGAATTTTGGATTTTTCACTAATTGGAATACTGGCTAAAATTGCTGCTGTTTTAGCTGAGAAAGGGATTTCGATTTTTGCAGTATCCACCTATAACACAGACTATGTATTGATAAAAAAGGAAAATTATCAAAATGGACTGGAAGTTCTTTATGCTGCAGGATATAAGATTATTGATTGA
- a CDS encoding winged helix-turn-helix transcriptional regulator produces MERLFETDSTMEERFGKCPYATAQSLISGKWAVLIMHYLEDGPIRFNGLLRLMPKMTHATLSVQLKALVDNGLVERKQYESIPPKVEYSLTEIGKKFHPVIEALQNWGQEYIEFLQKDKE; encoded by the coding sequence ATGGAGAGATTATTTGAAACGGATTCGACAATGGAAGAACGCTTTGGGAAATGTCCTTATGCGACAGCACAGAGCCTGATTTCGGGAAAATGGGCTGTTTTAATCATGCACTATTTGGAAGATGGTCCCATCCGTTTCAATGGTCTTTTACGTCTTATGCCAAAGATGACACATGCGACATTGTCTGTTCAGTTAAAAGCATTGGTAGATAATGGATTGGTGGAGCGAAAGCAATACGAGTCTATTCCGCCAAAAGTGGAATATTCTCTGACAGAGATTGGAAAAAAGTTTCATCCGGTAATAGAGGCATTGCAAAACTGGGGGCAGGAATATATTGAATTTTTGCAGAAAGATAAGGAGTAG
- a CDS encoding pyridoxamine 5'-phosphate oxidase family protein → MTNIEKVNSFLDEAKTFYFLTIDGDKPKGRPFGFHMLDDGKLYFGCGTFKNVFSQLMKNPHVEVLAARGNEFMRYDGTVKIVKDEALLEKVRTAMPQIMSLYDKNGWEMGMFYLENGHAEIRGMLDLKDEFDV, encoded by the coding sequence ATGACAAATATTGAAAAAGTAAACAGTTTTTTAGATGAGGCAAAAACATTTTATTTTCTAACTATAGATGGTGATAAGCCAAAGGGGCGTCCGTTTGGTTTCCATATGTTAGATGATGGTAAATTATATTTTGGATGTGGTACATTCAAAAATGTTTTTTCACAGCTGATGAAAAATCCACATGTTGAGGTATTGGCGGCTCGCGGTAATGAGTTTATGCGTTATGATGGAACTGTAAAGATTGTGAAAGATGAAGCTCTTTTGGAAAAGGTGCGTACAGCAATGCCGCAGATTATGAGCCTGTATGATAAGAATGGCTGGGAGATGGGAATGTTCTATCTCGAAAATGGTCATGCGGAGATTCGTGGAATGCTGGATTTAAAGGATGAATTTGATGTATAA
- a CDS encoding glycerol-3-phosphate acyltransferase: protein MKIIILSLVTGYLFGSFLTAEAVSYKYLGKSIRSVGTGNPGMANVMSQIGKKQGFLVLIGDILKILIAMLLVWIITGRTNTDQIILYTGFGGVLGHNYPFWRKFHGGKGVTVTCTWLIVWMPLWGTLCCLAGGIITLLTGYLPLGAILIPLIAIPFAFWQKGTIGGCILILASLIMLTKHYHGLIRIIHGKEPKKFR from the coding sequence ATGAAAATCATAATACTATCCTTAGTGACTGGATATCTATTTGGCAGCTTTTTAACCGCAGAAGCAGTATCTTATAAATATCTTGGAAAAAGCATACGCTCCGTCGGAACCGGCAATCCGGGAATGGCGAATGTCATGTCACAGATTGGGAAAAAACAGGGATTTCTCGTCCTTATCGGTGATATTTTAAAAATACTTATCGCGATGCTTCTCGTGTGGATAATCACAGGGCGGACAAATACGGACCAGATTATTCTATATACTGGGTTTGGCGGGGTTCTCGGACATAATTACCCTTTCTGGCGGAAATTTCACGGCGGGAAAGGAGTAACTGTTACATGTACCTGGCTGATTGTATGGATGCCATTATGGGGAACTCTGTGCTGTCTGGCTGGCGGTATCATTACATTATTAACGGGATACCTGCCTCTTGGAGCTATTCTGATTCCTCTGATTGCCATACCATTTGCTTTTTGGCAAAAAGGTACTATTGGCGGATGTATTTTAATTCTTGCTTCTCTCATTATGCTCACAAAACACTATCATGGACTAATACGAATCATTCATGGAAAAGAACCTAAGAAATTCCGATGA